One Cervus canadensis isolate Bull #8, Minnesota chromosome 1, ASM1932006v1, whole genome shotgun sequence genomic window carries:
- the INPP5J gene encoding phosphatidylinositol 4,5-bisphosphate 5-phosphatase A isoform X2, with protein sequence MEGRGVGGSGRPGTPAGLGPLPMPHGISQTGAPSKVPAKKSAPVPLEPRLALTPVGPRAAIPPSSEGPRLALASPQPILAPASTPGGQKTAPAHRRSGLAPTCVGQLVMSASAGPKPLPATSGSVLAPSSLGQLLMSASAGPRPPSATPRPRLAPLSRDQEQVPPASMGPEPALAASGLNRAMTSEKQPPQPPHSSSPGPSPVLSPSQEQVLAPASVTPALAPTGWTPAKQRDTPAPRPPPHSDGHLPAPAQASAQPTCKSDPGFWITVVTWNVGTAMPPDDVTSLLHLGSTSDDSDRADMIAIGLQEVNSMINKRLKDALFTDQWSELFMDALGPFNFVLVSTVRMQGVILLLFAKYYHLPFLRDVQTDRTRTGLGGYWGNKGGVSVRLAAFGHMLCFLNCHLPAHMDKAEQRKDNFQTILSLQQFQGPGAQGILDHDLVFWFGDLNFRIESYDLHFVKLAIDSEQLHQLWEKDQLNMAKNTWPILKGFQEGPLNFAPTFKFDVGTNKYDTSAKKRKPAWTDRILWKVKAPGGGPSPSGRESHRLQVTQYSYRSHMEYTVSDHKPVAAQFVLHFAFRDDVPLVRLEVADEWVRPEQAVVRYRIETVFARSSWDWIGLYRVGFRHCKDYVAYVWAKHEDVDGSTYQVTFSEESLPKGHGDFILGYYSHTHSILIGVTEPFQISLPTSEPTSSSTDSSDSSSEDEDDSTVELLAPKSRSPSPGKSKRHRSRSPGLARFPNLALRPSSRERRGTSRSPSPQSRHLPQAAPDRGSNGGSRGSSEEGPPGLPGAWAFPPSVPRSLGLLPALRLETVDPGGGSSWGPDREALASSSSLSPSPQGRQGLEEGGLGP encoded by the exons ACTGGGGCACCCTCCAAG GTCCCAGCAAAGAAGTCAGCCCCAGTGCCCTTGGAACCGCGGTTGGCTCTGACACCTGTGGGGCCACGAGCAGCGATACCGCCTTCCTCAGAGGGGCCAAGGCTGGCTCTGGCGTCTCCCCAACCCATCTTGGCTCCAGCGTCCACCCCTGGAGGGCAGAAAACAGCTCCTGCCCACCGCCGCTCCGGCCTAGCTCCAACATGCGTGGGCCAGTTGGTGATGTCTGCCTCGGCTGGGCCGAAGCCTCTTCCTGCGACCTCAGGCTCAGTCCTGGCTCCGTCGTCCCTGGGGCAGCTCCTGATGTCTGCCTCAGCTGGGCCAAGGCCTCCCTCAGCTACCCCGAGGCCCAGGCTGGCTCCATTATCCAGGGACCAGGAGCAGGTGCCACCTGCCTCCATGGGACCCGAGCCAGCACTGGCTGCTTCAGGCCTGAACCGGGCCATGACATCTGAGAAACAGCCCCCACAGCCCCCCCACAGCTCTTCCCCAGGGCCCAGTCCGGTTCTGTCGCCATCTCAGGAACAGGTCCTGGCTCCAGCATCTGTGACACCAGCCCTGGCCCCCACAGGCTGGACACCAGCTAAACAGAGGGACACTCCAGCCCCTAGACCTCCCCCCCATTCTGACGGGCATCTCCCGGCCCCAGCTCAGGCATCTG CCCAGCCCACCTGCAAGAGCGACCCTGGCTTCTG GATCACTGTGGTCACGTGGAACGTGGGCACCGCCATGCCCCCCGACGATGTCACGTCCCTTCTCCACCTGGGCAGCACCAGCGATGACAGTGACAGGGCAGACATGATCGCCATAGG gtTGCAGGAAGTGAACTCCATGATCAACAAGCGGCTCAAGGACGCGCTCTTCACGGACCAGTGGAGCGAGCTCTTCATGGACGCTCTGGGGCCCTTCAACTTTGTGCTG GTGAGTACTGTGCGGATGCAGGGTGTCATCTTGCTGCTGTTCGCCAAGTACTACCATCTACCCTTCCTGAGGGACGTACAGACTGACCGCACGCGCACCGGCCTGGGAGGCTACTGG GGCAACAAGGGTGGAGTGAGTGTGCGACTGGCCGCCTTCGGGCACATGCTGTGCTTCCTGAACTGCCACCTGCCGGCCCACATGGATAAAGCGGAGCAGCGCAAGGACAACTTCCAGACCATCCTCAGCCTCCAGCAGTTCCAGGGGCCTGGCGCTCAAGGCATCCTGGATCATGA CCTCGTGTTCTGGTTCGGAGACCTGAACTTCCGCATCGAGAGCTACGACCTGCACTTTGTCAAGCTTGCCATCGATAGTGAGCAGCTCCACCAGCTCTGGGAGAAAGACCAG CTCAACATGGCCAAGAACACCTGGCCCATCCTGAAGGGCTTCCAAGAGGGGCCCCTCAACTTTGCACCCACCTTCAAGTTTGACGTGGGTACTAACAAATATGATACCAG TGCGAAGAAGCGGAAGCCAGCCTGGACAGACCGTATCCTGTGGAAGGTCAAGGCTCCAGGTGGAGGTCCCAGCCCCTCAGGGAGGGAGAGCCACCGGCTCCAGGTGACCCAGTATAGCTACCGCAGCCACATGGAGTACACCGTCAGTGACCACAAGCCTGTGGCCGCCCAGTTCGTCCTGCAC TTTGCTTTCAGAGACGACGTGCCTCTGGTGCGGCTGGAGGTAGCAGATGAGTGGGTGCGGCCGGAGCAGGCCGTGGTGAGGTACCGCATAGAGACGGTGTTCGCCCGCAGCTCCTGGGACTGGATCGGCTTGTACCGG GTGGGTTTCCGTCACTGCAAGGACTACGTGGCTTATGTCTGGGCCAAACACGAGGATGTGGACGGGAGCACCTACCAG GTGACATTCAGTGAGGAGTCACTGCCCAAAGGCCACGGAGACTTCATTCTAGGTTATTATAGCCACACCCACAGCATCCTCATCGGTGTCACTGAGCCCTTCCAG ATCTCGCTGCCTACCTCGGAGCCGACCAGCAGCAGCACAGACAGCTCGGATTCCAGCTCGGAGGATGAGGATGACAGCACCGTGGAGCTGCTGGCACCCAAGTCCCGCAGCCCCAGCCCTGGCAAGTCCAAGCGGCACCGCAGTCGCAGCCCAGGCCTGGCCCGCTTCCCCAACCTCGCCCTGCGGCCCTCGTCCCGGGAGCGCCGGGGCACCAGCAGAAGCCCCTCGCCCCAGAGCCGCCACCTGCCCCAGGCGGCCCCCGACAGGGGCAGCAACGGTGGCAGCCGGGGCAGCAGTGAGGAGGGGCCCCCTGGGCTGCCGGGGGCCTGGGCTTTCCCGCCATCTGTGCCTCGAAGCCTGGGCTTGCTGCCCGCCTTGCGCCTAGAGACCGTAGACCCCGGTGGGGGTAGCTCCTGGGGACCTGATCGGGAGGCCCTGGCCTCCTCCAGCAGCCTGTCTCCCAGCCCCCAGGGTcggcaggggctggaggaggggggccTGGGGCCCTGA
- the INPP5J gene encoding phosphatidylinositol 4,5-bisphosphate 5-phosphatase A isoform X1 translates to MEGRGVGGSGRPGTPAGLGPLPMPHGISQTGAPSKVPAKKSAPVPLEPRLALTPVGPRAAIPPSSEGPRLALASPQPILAPASTPGGQKTAPAHRRSGLAPTCVGQLVMSASAGPKPLPATSGSVLAPSSLGQLLMSASAGPRPPSATPRPRLAPLSRDQEQVPPASMGPEPALAASGLNRAMTSEKQPPQPPHSSSPGPSPVLSPSQEQVLAPASVTPALAPTGWTPAKQRDTPAPRPPPHSDGHLPAPAQASGAMGSPSLMQAPPDPRVSPSFRARPEVPRSSPEDPVLPRPPQTLPLDVGQGPPEPSTRSPGLLSPTFRPGATLAQTVPPPLPKPPRSPSRSPSRSPNRSPGVPPAPEMALPRPSTQGAGPGERLSPSPQPRETLVPLTTSTSASTSSSSSWSAQPTCKSDPGFWITVVTWNVGTAMPPDDVTSLLHLGSTSDDSDRADMIAIGLQEVNSMINKRLKDALFTDQWSELFMDALGPFNFVLVSTVRMQGVILLLFAKYYHLPFLRDVQTDRTRTGLGGYWGNKGGVSVRLAAFGHMLCFLNCHLPAHMDKAEQRKDNFQTILSLQQFQGPGAQGILDHDLVFWFGDLNFRIESYDLHFVKLAIDSEQLHQLWEKDQLNMAKNTWPILKGFQEGPLNFAPTFKFDVGTNKYDTSAKKRKPAWTDRILWKVKAPGGGPSPSGRESHRLQVTQYSYRSHMEYTVSDHKPVAAQFVLHFAFRDDVPLVRLEVADEWVRPEQAVVRYRIETVFARSSWDWIGLYRVGFRHCKDYVAYVWAKHEDVDGSTYQVTFSEESLPKGHGDFILGYYSHTHSILIGVTEPFQISLPTSEPTSSSTDSSDSSSEDEDDSTVELLAPKSRSPSPGKSKRHRSRSPGLARFPNLALRPSSRERRGTSRSPSPQSRHLPQAAPDRGSNGGSRGSSEEGPPGLPGAWAFPPSVPRSLGLLPALRLETVDPGGGSSWGPDREALASSSSLSPSPQGRQGLEEGGLGP, encoded by the exons ACTGGGGCACCCTCCAAG GTCCCAGCAAAGAAGTCAGCCCCAGTGCCCTTGGAACCGCGGTTGGCTCTGACACCTGTGGGGCCACGAGCAGCGATACCGCCTTCCTCAGAGGGGCCAAGGCTGGCTCTGGCGTCTCCCCAACCCATCTTGGCTCCAGCGTCCACCCCTGGAGGGCAGAAAACAGCTCCTGCCCACCGCCGCTCCGGCCTAGCTCCAACATGCGTGGGCCAGTTGGTGATGTCTGCCTCGGCTGGGCCGAAGCCTCTTCCTGCGACCTCAGGCTCAGTCCTGGCTCCGTCGTCCCTGGGGCAGCTCCTGATGTCTGCCTCAGCTGGGCCAAGGCCTCCCTCAGCTACCCCGAGGCCCAGGCTGGCTCCATTATCCAGGGACCAGGAGCAGGTGCCACCTGCCTCCATGGGACCCGAGCCAGCACTGGCTGCTTCAGGCCTGAACCGGGCCATGACATCTGAGAAACAGCCCCCACAGCCCCCCCACAGCTCTTCCCCAGGGCCCAGTCCGGTTCTGTCGCCATCTCAGGAACAGGTCCTGGCTCCAGCATCTGTGACACCAGCCCTGGCCCCCACAGGCTGGACACCAGCTAAACAGAGGGACACTCCAGCCCCTAGACCTCCCCCCCATTCTGACGGGCATCTCCCGGCCCCAGCTCAGGCATCTGGTGCTATGGGCTCCCCATCCTTAATGCAAGCCCCCCCAGATCCTCGGGTCTCCCCCTCCTTCAGAGCCCGGCCCGAGGTCCCCCGCAGCAGCCCCGAGGATCCTGTTTTGCCCCGGCCACCCCAGACCCTGCCCCTGGATGTGGGCCAGGGTCCTCCAGAGCCTAGCACTCGCTCCCCGGGACTTCTGTCCCCCACCTTCCGGCCAGGGGCCACCTTAGCCCAGACTGTGCCCCCACCTCTGCCGAAGCCACCTCGGTCTCCCAGCCGCTCCCCCAGCCGCTCCCCCAACCGCTCCCCAGGTGTCCCCCCAGCTCCTGAGATGGCCCTCCCCAGGCCTAGCACCCAGGGTGCCGGACCTGGTGAGCGTCTGAGTCCCAGCCCTCAGCCCAGAGAAACTCTGGTCCCGCTGACCACCTCCACCTCTGCATCCACCTCGTCATCCTCCTCTTGGTCAGCCCAGCCCACCTGCAAGAGCGACCCTGGCTTCTG GATCACTGTGGTCACGTGGAACGTGGGCACCGCCATGCCCCCCGACGATGTCACGTCCCTTCTCCACCTGGGCAGCACCAGCGATGACAGTGACAGGGCAGACATGATCGCCATAGG gtTGCAGGAAGTGAACTCCATGATCAACAAGCGGCTCAAGGACGCGCTCTTCACGGACCAGTGGAGCGAGCTCTTCATGGACGCTCTGGGGCCCTTCAACTTTGTGCTG GTGAGTACTGTGCGGATGCAGGGTGTCATCTTGCTGCTGTTCGCCAAGTACTACCATCTACCCTTCCTGAGGGACGTACAGACTGACCGCACGCGCACCGGCCTGGGAGGCTACTGG GGCAACAAGGGTGGAGTGAGTGTGCGACTGGCCGCCTTCGGGCACATGCTGTGCTTCCTGAACTGCCACCTGCCGGCCCACATGGATAAAGCGGAGCAGCGCAAGGACAACTTCCAGACCATCCTCAGCCTCCAGCAGTTCCAGGGGCCTGGCGCTCAAGGCATCCTGGATCATGA CCTCGTGTTCTGGTTCGGAGACCTGAACTTCCGCATCGAGAGCTACGACCTGCACTTTGTCAAGCTTGCCATCGATAGTGAGCAGCTCCACCAGCTCTGGGAGAAAGACCAG CTCAACATGGCCAAGAACACCTGGCCCATCCTGAAGGGCTTCCAAGAGGGGCCCCTCAACTTTGCACCCACCTTCAAGTTTGACGTGGGTACTAACAAATATGATACCAG TGCGAAGAAGCGGAAGCCAGCCTGGACAGACCGTATCCTGTGGAAGGTCAAGGCTCCAGGTGGAGGTCCCAGCCCCTCAGGGAGGGAGAGCCACCGGCTCCAGGTGACCCAGTATAGCTACCGCAGCCACATGGAGTACACCGTCAGTGACCACAAGCCTGTGGCCGCCCAGTTCGTCCTGCAC TTTGCTTTCAGAGACGACGTGCCTCTGGTGCGGCTGGAGGTAGCAGATGAGTGGGTGCGGCCGGAGCAGGCCGTGGTGAGGTACCGCATAGAGACGGTGTTCGCCCGCAGCTCCTGGGACTGGATCGGCTTGTACCGG GTGGGTTTCCGTCACTGCAAGGACTACGTGGCTTATGTCTGGGCCAAACACGAGGATGTGGACGGGAGCACCTACCAG GTGACATTCAGTGAGGAGTCACTGCCCAAAGGCCACGGAGACTTCATTCTAGGTTATTATAGCCACACCCACAGCATCCTCATCGGTGTCACTGAGCCCTTCCAG ATCTCGCTGCCTACCTCGGAGCCGACCAGCAGCAGCACAGACAGCTCGGATTCCAGCTCGGAGGATGAGGATGACAGCACCGTGGAGCTGCTGGCACCCAAGTCCCGCAGCCCCAGCCCTGGCAAGTCCAAGCGGCACCGCAGTCGCAGCCCAGGCCTGGCCCGCTTCCCCAACCTCGCCCTGCGGCCCTCGTCCCGGGAGCGCCGGGGCACCAGCAGAAGCCCCTCGCCCCAGAGCCGCCACCTGCCCCAGGCGGCCCCCGACAGGGGCAGCAACGGTGGCAGCCGGGGCAGCAGTGAGGAGGGGCCCCCTGGGCTGCCGGGGGCCTGGGCTTTCCCGCCATCTGTGCCTCGAAGCCTGGGCTTGCTGCCCGCCTTGCGCCTAGAGACCGTAGACCCCGGTGGGGGTAGCTCCTGGGGACCTGATCGGGAGGCCCTGGCCTCCTCCAGCAGCCTGTCTCCCAGCCCCCAGGGTcggcaggggctggaggaggggggccTGGGGCCCTGA
- the PLA2G3 gene encoding group 3 secretory phospholipase A2, producing the protein MGVLVALWGVLSFLGVAPGGSPALHLHSTSCHLARPIASISLGSLSFLGKDVQGLALFHARWDGHGRLQVCIRQDELELTAAFGALCAGEITRGSFIHTLGPELQRALAILQSQWEVCQGPAESPAGTRQKRAAGRSAAPGIGLQRVKRGWTMPGTLWCGVGDSARNSTELGVFQGPDLCCQEHDHCPQTVSPFQYNYGIRNYRFHTISHCSCDARFQQCLQNQRDSVSDIVGMVFFNVLAIPCFVLEEQEACVEWYWWGGCRRYGSVPLARLQPRTLYNASWSSPATPTPSPQNTAPSQPQPMQHPRTWPAQQKESRHPSQAKATALQAPAASAGGVQLPRVQLEVTNPGLQGPRGGIKPQGVRRACRSFRHLDQCEHQIGPQETKFQVFNSARDPLFHCNCTRRLARFLRLHNPPVGAIVLRELLGMSCFKLVPPLDCAEDKGCSSDPRAIRVSARHLRRLQQRRLQLQGTGTHHRQARPSEHPKASMSFYDRCLQLTQGAGGPKGQQKPWNQ; encoded by the exons ATGGGGGTTCTGGTGGCACTGTGGGGAGTGCTGAGCTTCCTGGGGGTGGCTCCGGGGGGCTCCCCTGCCCTCCACTTGCACAGCACCTCCTGCCACTTGGCCAGGCCCATCGCCAGCATCTCTTTGGGGTCCCTGAGCTTCCTGGGCAAGGATGTCCAGGGACTAGCCCTGTTCCATGCCCGCTGGGATGGGCACGGGAGACTGCAGGTGTGCATCCGGCAGGATGAGCTGGAGCTCACTGCAGCCTTCGGCGCGCTCTGTGCTGGTGAGATCACCCGAGGCTCCTTCATCCACACCCTTGGACCCGAGCTGCAGAGAGCCCTGGCCATCCTTCAGAGCCAATGGGAGGTCTGCCAAGGGCCTGCTGAGAGTCCAGCGGGGACCAGGCAGAAGCGAGCAGCAGGGCGGAGTGCAGCGCCTGGCATCGGGCTCCAGCGGGTGAAGAGGGGCTGGACTATGCCTGGCACGCTGTGGTGTGGAGTCGGGGACTCTGCCAGGAACTCCACGGAGCTGG GGGTCTTCCAGGGCCCTGATCTCTGCTGCCAGGAACACGACCACTGCCCCCAGACGGTCTCACCCTTCCAGTACAACTACGGCATCCGGAACTACCGATTCCACACCATCTCCCACTGCAGCTGTGATGCCAG GTTCCAGCAGTGCCTACAGAACCAGCGGGACTCCGTCTCCGACATCGTGGGCATGGTCTTCTTCAATGTACTGGCGATCCCCTGCTTTGTGCTGGAGGAGCAGGAGGCCTGTGTGGAGTGGTACTGGTGGGGCGG GTGTAGAAGGTACGGCTCTGTGCCGCTTGCTCGTCTCCAGCCCAGGACCCTCTACAATGCCTCTTGGAGCTCCCCTGCCACCCCAACTCCCAGTCCCCAGAACACAGCCCCAAGCCAGCCTCAGCCGATGCAGCATCCTCGGACGTGGCCAGCACAGCAGAAAGAGTCCAGGCACCCCAGTCAAGCCAAggccacagccctccaggctcctgcagCCTCCGCTGGAGGAGTCCAGCTCCCCAGAGTCCAGCTGGAGGTCACCAATCCAGGCCTCCAGGGGCCTCGGGGTGGCATAAAACCTCAGG GTGTCCGCCGGGCCTGCCGCAGCTTCCGCCACCTGGACCAGTGTGAGCATCAGATTGGGCCCCAGGAGACCAAGTTCCAGGTGTTCAACAGTGCCCGGGACCCCCTCTTCCACTGCAACTGCACGCGCCG TCTGGCCCGCTTCCTGAGGCTCCACAACCCACCCGTGGGTGCCATCGTGCTTCGGGAGCTGCTGGGCATGAGCTGCTTCAAACTTGTCCCTCCGCTGGACTGTGCTGAGGACAAAGG CTGTTCCAGTGACCCCAGGGCCATCAGAGTGTCAGCTCGGCACCTGCGGCGACTTCAGCAGAGGCGACTCCAGCTCCAGGGGACGGGCACACACCACAGGCAGGCAAGGCCTTCAGAGCACCCAAAGGCCTCCATGTCATTCTACGACCGGTGCCTGCAGCTGACCCAGGGAGCCGGAGGACCCAAAGGACAGCAGAAACCCTGGAACCAGTGA